One genomic window of Caenorhabditis elegans chromosome I includes the following:
- the apg-1 gene encoding AP-1 complex subunit gamma (Confirmed by transcript evidence): MATAVELAIEKIDEYKSKIGRTLGTPMRLRDLIRQVRAARTMAEERAVVDRESANIRESFRDDDSPWKCRNIAKLLYIHMLGYPAHFGQMECMKLVAHPRFTDKRIGYLGAMLLLDERSEVHMLVTNSLKNDLTCSTQFVSGLALCTLGSICSAEMCRDLANEVEKIIKQNNAYLKKKAALCAFRIVRKVPELMEVFIPCTRSLLGEKNHGVLMGATTLVTEMCEKSPDVLNHFKKLVPNLVRILKNLLMSGYSPEHDVTGISDPFLQVKILRLLRVLGKDDVRVTEEMNDILAQVATNTETAKNVGNAILYETVLTIMEIKSESGLRILAVNILGRFLLNTDKNIRYVALNTLLKTVHVDYQAVQRHRNVVVECLKDPDISIRKRAMELCFALMNRTNIAIMTKEVLIFLETADAEFKSECASRMYIATERYSPNHEWHLDTMITVLRLAGKYVPDEVVSCMIQMISANEQLQSYAVSQLYHAAQKDAINAQPLLQVAFWTIGEFGDLLLQPTDVDSTPISENDVVGVFESVLPSALTSLWTKCYGVTALAKLGTRFQSTGDRIGALVRMNQAHIQLELQQRSVEFNVILNLGDLRDGLLERMPVITHNSLNAAAPSMIDEEVSAESGAPVVTNGDLLGDLNLGGGGSTNPSNDYSSDLLGVGVGSGAASAQAPPPPPPPTSNSNILDIFGDTPSSNAAGGFDFGMAAPAKEPTYQPVIAINKGGIEVQLQVIETWKNEKARLRMTAYNYTPRTLSNYNFFAAVTKTFEIALEPASSPNIDPNEHTTQFMTITRKAPNTTARMRTKISYIVDGTEQVGEGVVNEFPGL; encoded by the exons ATGGCGACGGCTGTCGAGCTAGCCATTGAGAAGATCGATGAGTATAAGTCGAAGATTGGAAG aactctcGGCACTCCGATGCGGCTTCGAGACCTAATTCGGCAGGTCAGAGCGGCACGAACGATGGCTGAAGAGCGAGCAGTGGTGGATAGAGAAAGTGCGAATATTCGAGAAAGCTTCCGAGACGATGATTCTCCGTGGAAATGTAGAAATATCGCGAAATTGCTCTATATTCATATGCTCGGCTACCCAGCGCATTTTGGACAG ATGGAGTGCATGAAACTGGTGGCTCACCCCCGATTCACTGACAAACGAATTGGGTATCTTGGAGCTATGCTTCTTCTCGATGAACGATCGGAAGTTCATATGCTCGTCACTAATTCGCTTAAAAA CGACCTCACCTGTTCCACCCAATTCGTCAGCGGACTAGCTCTCTGCACTCTGGGCTCAATTTGCTCAGCGGAAATGTGTCGAGACCTGGCCAACGAGGTTGAGAAGATCATCAAGCAGAACAATGcgtatttaaagaaaaaagcgGCGCTCTGTGCGTTCCGTATCGTTCGAAAAGTGCCGGAGCTGATGGAAGTCTTCATTCCATGTACCCGATCGCTTCTGGGAGAGAAAAATCACGGAGTTTTGATGGGCGCAACGACTTTGGTCACAGAAATGTGCGAGAAATCTCCGGATGTCTTGAATCATTTTAAGAAATTGGTGCCGAATTTGGTACGGATTCTAAAGAATCTTCTAATGAGTGGATATTCGCCGGAACACGACGTCACCGGCATCTCTGACCCGTTCCTTCAGGTCAAAATTCTGAGATTATTGAGAGTTTTGGGGAAGGATGACGTACGTGTCACTGAAGAGATGAATGATATTCTGGCGCAAGTGGCAACGAATACGGAAACGGCGAAAAATGTCGGAAACGCGATTCTCTATGAGACTGTACTCACGATTATGGAGATTAAGAGCGAGAGTGGCCTGCGCATTTTGGCTGTGAACATTCTTGGACGATTCCTTTTGAATACGGATAAGAATATTCGATATGTGGCGTTGAATACGCTTCTGAAGACTGTTCATGTTGATTATCAG gccGTACAACGTCACCGTAACGTAGTCGTTGAATGTCTCAAAGATCCGGATATTTCGATCAGAAAACGTGCAATGGAGCTCTGCTTTGCTCTGATGAACCGTACAAATATCGCAATAATGACGAAAGAAGTGCTCATTTTCCTCGAGACCGCCGACGCTGAATTCAAATCGGAATGTGCTTCACGAATGTATATTGCAACGGAAAGATATTCGCCGAATCATGAATGGCATTTGGATACGATGATTACTGTACTTAGATTG GCCGGAAAATACGTTCCTGACGAGGTGGTCTCCTGTATGATCCAAATGATTTCGGCGAATGAGCAACTGCAGAGCTATGCAGTATCCCAGCTTTACCATGCCGCTCAAAAAGATGCAATCAATGCTCAACCACTGCTTCAAGTAGCTTTCTGGACAATTGGAGAATTTGGAGATTTGTTACTTCAACCAACAGACGTTGATAGTACTCCAATCTCTGAAAATGATGTTGTCGGAGTATTTGAATCGGTTCTTCCGTCTGCTCTAACCTCACTTTGGACAAAATGTTATGGAGTTACTGCTCTTGCGAAGCTGGGAACCAGGTTCCAGTCGACTGGAGATCGAATTGGAGCACTTGTTCGTATGAATCAGGCTCATATTCAGTTGGAGTTACAGCAGCGATCTGTGGAATTCAATGTGATTTTGAATTTGGGAGATTTGAG aGACGGACTGCTCGAACGAATGCCAGTAATCACCCATAATTCCCTAAATGCCGCTGCTCCATCAATGATCGATGAGGAAGTTTCTGCAGAATCGGGAGCACCAGTAGTAACCAATGGAGATCTCCTTGGTGATCTGAACcttggtggtggtggttcAACGAATCCATCAAATGACTATAGTTCTGATCTTTTGGGTGTTGGAGTTGGTAGTGGAGCAGCTTCTGCTCAggcaccaccaccaccaccaccacctacctcaaattcgaatattttggaCATTTTCGGCGATACACCATCTTCAAATGCTGCTGGTGGTTTTGACTTTGGAATGGCTGCTCCAGCGAA GGAGCCCACTTATCAGCCGGTAATCGCTATCAACAAGGGCGGAATCGAAGTTCAACTGCAAGTCATCGAAACGTGGAAAAACGAGAAGGCTCGTCTGAGAATGACGGCTTACAACTATACACCAAGAACTCTTTCGAACTATAATTTCTTCGCAGCCGTCacaaaaacgtttgaaattgCACTGGAACCGGCTTCATCGCCAAATATTGATCCAAATGAGCATACTACTCAATTTATGACTATTACAAGAAAAGCACCTAATACTACT gCTCGCATGCGCACCAAAATCTCGTACATTGTCGACGGAACGGAACAAGTCGGCGAAGGAGTTGTCAACGAGTTTCCCGGAttgtaa